The Symbiobacterium terraclitae genomic sequence TCCCGGCCGCCCAGGAGGATCCGCCCCACCGTGGGCGTGAGGGCGCGGGTCAGCGTCCGCACCAGGGTGGACTTGCCGCTGCCATTGGGGCCCACCACCACCAGCAGCTCGCCGCGCCCGACCGCAAGGTCCAGCCCCTTCAGGACCGGCGCACCGCCGTAGCCCACGGTGAGGGACTCGATCTGCAGCATCTTCGCCCACCCCCTTCACGGCCGCGGCAGCAGCTGCCGCCGCAGGATTACCAGGAAGACCGGACCGCCCACGAGGGACATCACCAGCCCGACGGGCAGCTCGCTGAACCAGGGCAGCGACCGCGCCACGGTGTCGGCCGCGACCAGCACCAGCGCCCCCGTCACGGCCGAGGCCGGCAGGAGCCAGCGGTGGTCCGGCCCCGCCAGAAGCCGCACCAGGTGCGGCACGATCAGCCCGACGAAGCTGATGATCCCACAGAAGGCGACCGCGGCCGCGGTGAGCAGCGACCCGGCGCCCAGGATCCGCCGCTTCAGCCGCTCCACGTCGACCCCCATCGAGAGCGCCGCCTCCTCGCCCAGCAGGAAGGCGTTCAGCTCCCGGCCGTGCCAGAGCAGGATGCCCAGGCCGGCGGCCAGATACGGCAGGAGCCAGGCCACCTTCCACCAGTTGGCCCCGGAGAGGCCGCCCATCAGCCAGAAGACGATGGCGTCGCGCGCCTGGGAGTCGGTGAGGTACATGATCAGCGATACGAGGGAGCCCGCGATGGTGCTCACCACCATGCCCGCCAGCAGCAGGCTGACGGTGGAGGTCTGCCGGCCCGCCGTCGCCAGGCGGAAGACCAGCAGCACGGCCGCGACGCCGCCGCAGAAGGCGAAGAGCGGCACCGGCCCCAGCCGCCACGCGCCAGGCAGCAGGGCGACGCCCTCGAGGAAGGCGATGGCCACCGCGGCGCCCAGGGATGAACCGGCCGACGCCCCGATGACCGACGGGTCGGCCAGCGGGTTGCGGAAGAGGCCCTGGTACGCCGCTCCTGCCACGCTGAGCCCCATGCCCACCAGGGCCCCCATGGCCACCCGGGGGAAGCGGACGTCCCACAGGATCGCCTCCCAGGTGCGGGGCCAGGTGGCCGGGAAGTCAGCCCCCAGCCGGTTCAGCAGGATCTTCACCACATCCGCCGGCGGGATGCGCACCGATCCCAGCGCGCCCGCCACGATCAGTGCGGCCAGCAGGGCCACGAGCGCCGCGGCCGTCGCCCTGCGGCCGCGGGCCGCCCGGCCGGTCATCGCCCGAACAGCCCGGGGTGCAGGGTCTCGGCGAACCAGCGCAGCCCCTCCGCCAGCCGCGGGCCCGGCCGGACCACGATGTCCTCGTTGGGCACGCCGTACACCCGGCCCTCCCGCACCGCTCTGAGCGACTCCCAGCCAGGCCGGGTCAGGATGTCCTGCGCCATGGCCTCCGAGCCCGCCACGATGACGGCGGGGTCCGCCGCGAGCAGCTGCTCCAGCGAGTAGGCGGGCCACGCGCTGTCCGCGTCGCCGGCCACGTTGATGCCGCCCGCGATGCGGATCATGTCGTCAATGAACGAGCCGGGCCCGGCGGTGGAGAGCGGATCCGGCCACACCTGATAGAAGACCGACGGCGAGTAGCTGATCGGCAGGATCTTCGTGTAGATCGCGTCGACCTCTCCCTGGATCTCAGCGACGATGGCCTCGGCCGCCTCCCGGGCGTTCACCGCCTGGCCGAGCGCCACCATCTGGGTGTAGAGCTGCTCAAACGTTGCCGGGGCGTAGACGAAGACCGTCAGGCCATACTCCTGCTCCAGCCGCTCCCGCACATCCACCGAGCCCTCGATCATGACGACCAGGTCGGGCTCGGTCGACAGGATGCGCTCATAGTCGGGCGGGAAGAGGCTGCCCACGGACGGCACCTCCAGGGCCGCCTCGGGAAAGTTGCACCAGTCGGTGCGGCCGACCAGCCGGTCGCCCCGGCCCAGGGCGAACAGGACCTCAGTGGCCGAGGGGCCCAGCGAGAGGATCCGCTGCGGCTCCGCCTCGATGGTGATCTCGCGCCCGTCGCCGTCGATCAGGGTGATGGGGTAGACGGTCTGCTTGCCCTCGCCGGCGGCAGATTCACCCGGGGCCTGCTGGCCGGGGTTCCCCTGGTCGCCGGGCTGCTGCGTGGACGGTGCGCGGGTCTGCTGCCCGGCGTCGCCGGGCCGGCCGTTCGGCCGGTTGCTGCCGCACCCGGCCAGAAGAGTGATCATCAGCAGGGCCGCCGTCAGGGCGGGCCCGATCTTGCGCTGCTGCATATGAACCTTACCTCCACGAAACGTCTAGTGCCTCGATCCGGAACGTCGTCGGAAAAGAAAGACCCCTGGGCTCAGCCAGGGGGTATCCCGCGAACGATCGGTGGCATGACCACGCGACACGTCTCCCCCTTTCCTCCGAAGGTTGAGCGACGTAGCAGCGATAGGCAGGTTTCCTGACTTCGGATCGGCGCCGTCCCCTCCGCCTTCCCGGCCTGCCGGCCAGTGGCATGGTTGAGGGGCGACTCCCCGTCACAGTGGCGGGACCGTGCCGGATTCGCACCGGCTTCCCTTTTACCTCCCGGCCCGTGAGCCGGGAGCACCTACCGCCGTTCCCATATTCAGTTGCTTCTAGTGTAAACCACGGCCGTACATGTGGCAATAGGAGAGACCGTGATTCTGCGATCCCCGGCGGGCCGCTAGATCCGGTTGCCGTACCGGGCCCGCAGCGCCTCGTTGTGGGCGTCCGCACCGTCCACGTTGGCGCTGATGTAGACCGGCGGGACCTGGCCGGCCGCAAGCAGGCGGCGCACCACCTCGGCCGTGAGCCCCTGGGCGATCAGGGCGCCGGTAATGGACGAGACGGCGCAGACCCTGAGGGGATGGCCCTCCACCTCCAGCAGGGCGTCGCCCAATGGGGCGCAGTTGTCGATGACGACGTCCGCGAACTCGTGCAGGCGCCGGCCGCTGGGATGGCGGGAGGAGACCCGGCTGGTGTGCGCCATCGACGTGATCACAACCAGCTTGTGGCCCCGGCGCTTCACCTCCGCCGCCATCTCCACCGTCGAGCCGTTCCGGCCCGAGTTGGAGGCGATGACGAAGGCGTCCTCCGGCCGGATGTCGTACTGCGCCAGGATCTGGTGCGCGATCTGCGGCTCTCGCTCGAGGTATGGGTTCTTGCGCTCCTCCACCGGGTAGATCCCGTTGAGGAAGAGGACGTCCTCGGTGATGGCGTTGGCGGGGACCAGGCCGCCGGCCCGTCCCGCCATCTCCATGGCAAACGCCCGGGAGTGGCCGGTGCCGAAGACCTGGATGACGCCGCCGCTCATCACCGCCTCGGCCAGCAACTCGCCGCCCTTGCGGATCTGCGGGAGCTGCGTCGCCTTGAGCCGGTGAATCGCCTCGTCCGCGGCCTGGAAGAATGCTTCAGCCGAGATGCTCATGTCAACCGCCCCATCCTGCGTTCGTTGCTTCGACGGACTCGCCTCCCCTGGCTGGCCTGCTGCGGCGAACCAGGGCTCCGGCCGTGATGGCGAGTGTGGTCTATACCACATGAGGAGTATCGTTTCGGGATGACTGGCGAAACTCCTCCTCCCGCCGCCGTGGTTTACCGCAATGGATGTTATGTGACCTGGGGCGGACGGGGCGCATAGGATGGAATGCACCGGTACCACCCAAAGGAGGTCGCGACGGTTTGAAGGAGCACGGGTACGTGATTCAGACTCCCGTGGTGGTCAACGCCAACACGGCGCAAGTCCTGGTCGTTTCGGAGATTCCCCTGTCACCGCCCGCCTTCAAGATCGACGAGATTGACAAGCTGATCGAGATCGACGACTGCGCCGCCGTCTGCGACAAGGTGATCATCAACGGCCGCCTCATCAAGAACATCACCTACAAGACCGCCAAGGAATGGGACCACAAGGGCGGCCTGAACCGCGTCTGCGGCGACGTGCGCCACTGCACCGTTGAGATCCCCTTCCACCTCTTCATCGACATCCCCGGCAGCCGCGACGGTGACGAGTGCGTGATCGAGGACGCCATCGTGGCCGGCGAGTTCGACAAGCTCATCGACCGCCACCGCGACGGCACGTTCGGCAAGCTCCTGGAGAAGGCCGTGATCAAGGTCCGGGCCAAGGTCGTCCGGCGCAAGTGGCTCAAGATCGACGCCGAAGACGTGACCCCGAAGCGGCTCACCTGCCCGGACGAGTCGCAGGTCGTCAGCGTTCCGGGGCTCGACATCCCCGAGGAAGACAAGCACGACAAGCCATTCGCGCCGGGCGAGGCGTGGTGAGGCCAAAGGGCGAGGGGGTCTCCCCCCTCGCCCTTATCCGTTACTTGATCGTCAGCTCCGAGATGCCGAGCTGTGCCATCACGAGGCTATCGCCCAGCGGCCGGCCCTCGTACGGATGGAGTGAGACGGCGATGCGGACGCGCTGAACCCCCTCCAGCGGGATCTCGAACGGCACCGCATCCGACTTCGTCGTCAGGTCGGGGCTGGTGTAGATCGTCCGGTTCAGCTCGTTCAGCACGACGAGGCGGCCCACCCGGCGCTCGCCCTCCTCGCCCAGGTAGTGCTGGGGGACGAAGAGCGTGCCGGTCATGCGGGTCACGCCCGGGGGCAGGTCGTAGTCTGCCCACACCTGGGCCACCGTGCCACGCTTGTCCGCGACGTCGCTGGCCGGGGCGACGGCGGAGACCAGGACGGCCTCCGGCATCTCCGCGCCCTGCAGGCTGAGGGCGTTCCTGCTGAAGTACCGCACGCTGAAGCTGCCCTCGCCCTGCGGGGTCAGGTTCGCCCAGATCGCGGGCACCTCGCCGGGGACCGCGCCCACGTAGATGGTCCCGGTGGCGTCGTCATACTCCACCGGCCGCCCCAGCGACTCCGCCATGAAGCGCAGCGGTACGTAGGTCCGGCCGTTGTAGACGAAGCCCTGCTGATCGGCCGGCGGCTGCCGCTCGACCCCGTCGAACACGAAGCGCAGCGGCCGGAAGTAAGCGGTGATCTGCTGCTCGAACCCCGCCGCGCCCGCCACCACGCCGCCGAAGAGGACGGCGGCAGTGACGAAACCCGCAGCAAATCCAAGCAAACCCCTCTGTCTCACGATGAGACCCTCCTCCATACCTGAATAATCTCTGTATAAAGAGATTCGTACGGAGGAGGGTGTTTCCTGTCCGTTCGAAGCCGCGTCAGCCCCGGTTGCGCATCCGGACCTCGCCGAGGCTCACGTGCGCGCCGCTGCCGGCCTGGGCGGACACCCGCACCTCGGGCGCCCCCCGGTACGCGCGGGACTCCCCTCGCGGGCTGTCGGCGGCCGCCGGACGCCTGCCCTCTGGCTCGTGGAACACGCCCGTTGCGTCGCGGAAGCGCCCCGGGGGGTCACTGAACCGACCCGTGCTCTCGCGCAACCGGCCCGACGCATCGCCGGACCGCCCCGCCGCCTCCCGGATCCAGCCCGACGCATCGCTGGAGCGCCGCGTCGCCTCCCGAACGCTGCCCGGGGTGTCACCCGGCCGGCCAGGCACATCGGAGGCCCGGGCGGCGGCCTTCGCCAGGCTGCGTTCGAGGCGGCTCACCCGCTCCTCGAGCGCCGTCACCCGGTCCCGGAGGCCCTCCCAGGGCTCACGGCTCCGCTCCCGCGGCTCGGCGTACCGGTCAGAGTACAGCCGGAGCCGCGTGGACGTGCCAGGCGGTTCACGCCGCTCCGGCCGGAGGATGATCGTGTCGCCATGCGTGACGTACATCTATCCCCGCCCCCTCGCCGGTACCAGCGTATTCGCCCCGGCGGGCGGCCGTGCGGGGGATCAGCCGACCACGGGGGCCAGGCGCGCCTTCACGCGCCGGATGACCTCGTCGGTGAACTCCGTGGTGCGGGCGGTCCCGCCCAGGTCGGCGGTGCGCACGCCGGCCGCCACCGCGTCCAGGCAGGCCTCCTGGATGGCCTCGCCCGCCTGCCGGTACTGCGGGTCGTCCATCTGCCTGAGCAGCGCCCCGGCGGCCAGCTGCATCGCCAGCGGGTTGGCGACGTTCTTGCCCTGCAGGCTCGGGGCCGTGCCGTGCGGCGCCTCGGCCATCACCACCCGCGGCCGGAAGTCGTCGTCGAAGGCGATGAGCAGCGACTCGGCGCCCGCGATAGAGCCGTACAGGGCCAGCACCAGGTCGGAGAGGATGTCGCCGTCCCGGTTGAGGCAGGGGATCACCAGCGGCCGGCTCGCCCGGGCGAACAGCAGGGCGTAGGCGGCGTCGATCAGCTGCGGGTCGTAGGGCACGTCGGGATACCGCCGGGCGGCCGCGTCCATGGCCTCCTTCAGCATTCCCTCGTAGGTGGGCGACACGGTCCACTTGGGGCCGCCGAAGACCACCCCGCCCGTCTGGCGGGCCAGCCGGAAGGAGATCTCGGCCGTGGCCCGGCAGTTGCGGGCGGAGATGTAGGTGGTGCGGTAGGCGCGCGCCTCGTCGCCCTCGCCCTCGCGCCACTCCTTGGCCTCGTAGGCGTCCTCCGTGGCCATGCGCACGACGGTGATGGGCGCCGTGATCTGGCCGATGGTCTCAACCCCGGGCAGTGCGCGCCCGGTGCGCAGGATCACCGTGCCGTCGATCTCCCGGCGCAGGATGGCGTTGGGCGAGCCCACGTCGCCGCGCCCCTCCGGGGTGATGGTCGCAGCCTTCAGGCCGAAGCCGGCCTCCCGCATGGCGGCCGCCGCCTCGTAGACGACCCGGTTCTGCGTGGCCCGCCGGTTTTCCAGGCTCAGGTCGTAGCGCACCAGGTTCAGGGGCAGTCCGATCACCTCGGGGGACAGCACCCGAATCGCCTCTTCCAGCAGCTCCTGCCCGGTCTGATCACCTTCGAGTACAACGATCGTAGGCGTGTGTGCCATGAGGTCATCCCCCCAGCCCGCAGATTCGCATCCATTCCTCACCACATACTAGCAGGGTAATTCTATTCTGTTAAGCCCGTTTCGTTCTATCTGACAGAACGATGTTCTATTCGTGTGATGCTCTGCAGGAATGTGACTGAAGATGTTACAAAATACGGAGTTATGCGGCCCCGGCGGCGTGTCGTACCGCCGGCAGAAAGGCCGGCCTCACCCAGAGGCCGGCCGCAGAACTTCACCCACTACCCCCGCTTCAGGGCCGCCGCGATCTGCGCGCCCACCCGGGCGTTGTGCTTGATCAGCGCCAGGTTGGCGGCCAGGGAACGGCCCTCGGTCACCTGCTTCATCTTCGCGAGCAGGTACGGCGTGACCGCCTTGCCGGTGACGCCCTCGGCGGCCATGGCCTCCAGCGCCTCGGCGATGTGGCGCTCCACCTCGGCCGCGTCCAGGGCGTCGGCCTCGGGAACCGGGTTCACCACCAGCACGCCGCCCGGCAGCTGCGTGAGCTTCCGGGCCCGGATCACGGCCGCGGCCTCCTCGGGCCCGTCCACCCGTGCGTCGACTCCGTAGCCGGTGTCCCTGGTGTAGAAGCCCGGGAAGCGGTCGGTCCGGTAGCCCAGGACCGTCACGCCCAGCGTCTCCAGCACCTCCAGGGTCGCGCCGATGTCCAGCACCGACTTCGCCCCGGCGCAGACCACGGTGACCGAGGTGCGGCCCAGCACCGTCAGGTCGGCGGAGACGTCCCACACCTGCCCCGGCTGGCCTGGCGCGCCCCGGTGGACCCCGCCGATCCCGCCGGTCACGAACACGTCGATCCCCGCGGCCGCCGCGATGGTCGCCGTCGCGGCGACGGTGGTCGCCCCCAGCGCCTTTCGGGCCAGGACCACCGGCATGTCGCGCAGCGACACCTTCACCGCCTGCGGCGACGTGGCCAGGAGCTCCAGCTCCTCGTCGCTGAGGCCCACCTTGCAGCGCCCGCCGATGAGCGCCACGGTGGCAGGCACGGCACCCTCCTGCCGGACGATCTCCTCCACCTCACGGGCCATGTCCAGGTTCTCGGGGAAGGGCATGCCGTGGCTGATGATGGTCGACTCCAGCGCCACCACCGGCCGGCCCTGCTCGAGCGCATCCCTGACCTCGGGCGCGTAGGACAATAGGTACTTCATCCGTATACTACCTCCTCACCGATTCCAGACCCCACCGGACGGCCTCGGGGGCCACGTTGGGCGTCACGGTCACCTCGCCCGCCCGCAAGGGCAGCACCCAGTGGATCAGCCCGTCCCGCACCTTCTTGTCCCGGCGCAGGAAGGGCTCCAGCTCCTGCGGCTCCAGGCCGGACGGGAGCCGGGTCGGCAGCCCGAGGCGCTCCAGGACCCGCTCCAGCCGGACCTGCAGATCGGTGTCCTGCAGGATGCCGCTGTGCCGTGCGATGGCCGCGGCCGCCACCATGCCCACCGCCACGCACTCCCCGTGCAGCCAGCTGCCGTAGCCCCTGGCGGCCTCCATGGCGTGCCCGACGGTGTGGCCGAAGTTGAGGATGGCCCGCAGCCCCTTCTCCCGGGGATCCGCGGCCACGACCTCGGCCTTGATGCGGCAGCTCTCCGCCACGACGTGCTCCAGCACGGCGGGGTCCCCGGCGAGCACGTTGCCCACCTGCACCTCCACGTACTTCAGGAACTCCTCGCTGCGGATGACGCCGTACTTCACCACCTCCGCCATGCCCGCAGCCAGCTCGCGCCGGGGCAGCGACTTCAGCACCGAAACGTCGGCCACCACCAGCGAGGGCTGGTGGAACGCCCCCACCAGGTTCTTCCCCTGGGGCAGGTCCACGCCGGTCTTGCCGCCGATGGACGAGTCCACCTGGGCGAGCAGGGTCGTGGGCACCTGGACGAAGGGGATCCCCCGCAGCCAGGTCGCGGCGACGAAGCCGGCGAGATCGCCCACCACGCCGCCCCCCAGCGCCACGATCACGCTGCTCCGCTCCAGCTCCGCCTTCACGCAGCTGCTGTAGAGGCTGTACGCCTGCGAGAGCGACTTGGCGGACTCGCCGGCGCCCACGACGGCCCGCGTGGTCTGAATCCCCGCCGCCACCAGGCTCTCCCGCGCCGCGTCGCCATACAGCGGCGCCACGTGCGAGTCCGTCACCAGGAGCGCCCGGTTCGCCTGGGGCAGCCGCCGGCGGACGAGTCCGCCCAGCTCCTTCAGCAGTCCGGCACCGATGTGGATGGGGTAGCGCTGCTCCCCGAGTTCAACCCAGACCTCTCCCACTAGGGCTGTCTCCTTTCGTGTAGGATGTCCGCGATTTCTGCCACGATGTCTGCGAGTGAGCGGGCCTCCGTCGCGATGCGCACGTGCGCGGCGGCGGCGTAGGCCGGGGCGCGGGACTCCGCCAGCGCCCGCAGCCGGCCCAGCGGGTCGGGGCCCGCCAGCAGCGGCCGCCGGCCGACACCCTGCGCCCGCACCCGCCGGTAGAGCACCTCGGGCGGGGCGTCCAGCCAGATGACGAGGCCGTTCCGCCGCAGGGCGTCCCGGTTCTCCGGACGGAGCACGGCGCCGCCTCCGGTGGCGATCACCTGCCCGTCACCCGCCGCCACGCGCGCGATGACCTCCGCCTCCCGCCGGCGGAAGCCCTCCTCCCCCTCGGCCGCGAAGAGCGCGGGGATGGGGCAGCCCGCCTCGGCTTCCACCAGCGCATCCGTATCAATGAAGGGCCGGTCCAGCCTCTCGGCCAGAAGCCGGCCCACGGCAGACTTGCCAGAGCCCATCAGTCCGATCAG encodes the following:
- the aroB gene encoding 3-dehydroquinate synthase, which translates into the protein MGEVWVELGEQRYPIHIGAGLLKELGGLVRRRLPQANRALLVTDSHVAPLYGDAARESLVAAGIQTTRAVVGAGESAKSLSQAYSLYSSCVKAELERSSVIVALGGGVVGDLAGFVAATWLRGIPFVQVPTTLLAQVDSSIGGKTGVDLPQGKNLVGAFHQPSLVVADVSVLKSLPRRELAAGMAEVVKYGVIRSEEFLKYVEVQVGNVLAGDPAVLEHVVAESCRIKAEVVAADPREKGLRAILNFGHTVGHAMEAARGYGSWLHGECVAVGMVAAAAIARHSGILQDTDLQVRLERVLERLGLPTRLPSGLEPQELEPFLRRDKKVRDGLIHWVLPLRAGEVTVTPNVAPEAVRWGLESVRR
- a CDS encoding shikimate kinase, with protein sequence MNVVLIGLMGSGKSAVGRLLAERLDRPFIDTDALVEAEAGCPIPALFAAEGEEGFRRREAEVIARVAAGDGQVIATGGGAVLRPENRDALRRNGLVIWLDAPPEVLYRRVRAQGVGRRPLLAGPDPLGRLRALAESRAPAYAAAAHVRIATEARSLADIVAEIADILHERRQP
- a CDS encoding isocitrate/isopropylmalate family dehydrogenase; translated protein: MAHTPTIVVLEGDQTGQELLEEAIRVLSPEVIGLPLNLVRYDLSLENRRATQNRVVYEAAAAMREAGFGLKAATITPEGRGDVGSPNAILRREIDGTVILRTGRALPGVETIGQITAPITVVRMATEDAYEAKEWREGEGDEARAYRTTYISARNCRATAEISFRLARQTGGVVFGGPKWTVSPTYEGMLKEAMDAAARRYPDVPYDPQLIDAAYALLFARASRPLVIPCLNRDGDILSDLVLALYGSIAGAESLLIAFDDDFRPRVVMAEAPHGTAPSLQGKNVANPLAMQLAAGALLRQMDDPQYRQAGEAIQEACLDAVAAGVRTADLGGTARTTEFTDEVIRRVKARLAPVVG
- a CDS encoding stalk domain-containing protein, whose product is MRQRGLLGFAAGFVTAAVLFGGVVAGAAGFEQQITAYFRPLRFVFDGVERQPPADQQGFVYNGRTYVPLRFMAESLGRPVEYDDATGTIYVGAVPGEVPAIWANLTPQGEGSFSVRYFSRNALSLQGAEMPEAVLVSAVAPASDVADKRGTVAQVWADYDLPPGVTRMTGTLFVPQHYLGEEGERRVGRLVVLNELNRTIYTSPDLTTKSDAVPFEIPLEGVQRVRIAVSLHPYEGRPLGDSLVMAQLGISELTIK
- a CDS encoding ABC transporter substrate-binding protein, with amino-acid sequence MQQRKIGPALTAALLMITLLAGCGSNRPNGRPGDAGQQTRAPSTQQPGDQGNPGQQAPGESAAGEGKQTVYPITLIDGDGREITIEAEPQRILSLGPSATEVLFALGRGDRLVGRTDWCNFPEAALEVPSVGSLFPPDYERILSTEPDLVVMIEGSVDVRERLEQEYGLTVFVYAPATFEQLYTQMVALGQAVNAREAAEAIVAEIQGEVDAIYTKILPISYSPSVFYQVWPDPLSTAGPGSFIDDMIRIAGGINVAGDADSAWPAYSLEQLLAADPAVIVAGSEAMAQDILTRPGWESLRAVREGRVYGVPNEDIVVRPGPRLAEGLRWFAETLHPGLFGR
- a CDS encoding DUF3794 domain-containing protein, translated to MKEHGYVIQTPVVVNANTAQVLVVSEIPLSPPAFKIDEIDKLIEIDDCAAVCDKVIINGRLIKNITYKTAKEWDHKGGLNRVCGDVRHCTVEIPFHLFIDIPGSRDGDECVIEDAIVAGEFDKLIDRHRDGTFGKLLEKAVIKVRAKVVRRKWLKIDAEDVTPKRLTCPDESQVVSVPGLDIPEEDKHDKPFAPGEAW
- a CDS encoding sugar isomerase domain-containing protein, whose amino-acid sequence is MSISAEAFFQAADEAIHRLKATQLPQIRKGGELLAEAVMSGGVIQVFGTGHSRAFAMEMAGRAGGLVPANAITEDVLFLNGIYPVEERKNPYLEREPQIAHQILAQYDIRPEDAFVIASNSGRNGSTVEMAAEVKRRGHKLVVITSMAHTSRVSSRHPSGRRLHEFADVVIDNCAPLGDALLEVEGHPLRVCAVSSITGALIAQGLTAEVVRRLLAAGQVPPVYISANVDGADAHNEALRARYGNRI
- a CDS encoding FecCD family ABC transporter permease, translated to MTGRAARGRRATAAALVALLAALIVAGALGSVRIPPADVVKILLNRLGADFPATWPRTWEAILWDVRFPRVAMGALVGMGLSVAGAAYQGLFRNPLADPSVIGASAGSSLGAAVAIAFLEGVALLPGAWRLGPVPLFAFCGGVAAVLLVFRLATAGRQTSTVSLLLAGMVVSTIAGSLVSLIMYLTDSQARDAIVFWLMGGLSGANWWKVAWLLPYLAAGLGILLWHGRELNAFLLGEEAALSMGVDVERLKRRILGAGSLLTAAAVAFCGIISFVGLIVPHLVRLLAGPDHRWLLPASAVTGALVLVAADTVARSLPWFSELPVGLVMSLVGGPVFLVILRRQLLPRP
- a CDS encoding pseudouridine-5'-phosphate glycosidase, with product MKYLLSYAPEVRDALEQGRPVVALESTIISHGMPFPENLDMAREVEEIVRQEGAVPATVALIGGRCKVGLSDEELELLATSPQAVKVSLRDMPVVLARKALGATTVAATATIAAAAGIDVFVTGGIGGVHRGAPGQPGQVWDVSADLTVLGRTSVTVVCAGAKSVLDIGATLEVLETLGVTVLGYRTDRFPGFYTRDTGYGVDARVDGPEEAAAVIRARKLTQLPGGVLVVNPVPEADALDAAEVERHIAEALEAMAAEGVTGKAVTPYLLAKMKQVTEGRSLAANLALIKHNARVGAQIAAALKRG